A genome region from Setaria italica strain Yugu1 chromosome III, Setaria_italica_v2.0, whole genome shotgun sequence includes the following:
- the LOC101782679 gene encoding protein phosphatase 1 regulatory subunit 12C, whose product MASINEEEAPSSPNAPTVAMDAKLMVAADRGDVKKLKGLLNKEDAMAMVVVTAATSKKPSKEDQFPAGRINPLLLASACVGSWKALNFLLEREDAKKAPMVAPTQEFLELLAGGSGTKGRIAVSAAGDVEEGVDHEPAPPAAGALLKGVTPDGDTALHAVASNGDNGDDFLKCAGIICDRDRDLLFAKNHMGDTPLHCAVRSGSSKMVSRLIALAEHEGAEGKLKLLRMENERHETALHEAVRIEDGRILDDQETLYAVLTDEDIRSPGHKGDADGGGAPEEKNMVRLLMGSDPELANYPAKGISPLCLAILLEKDTIAVTLYKKSGGNLSYSGPDGQNALHVAVLGATSTNTGTN is encoded by the coding sequence ATGGCAAGCATCAATGAAGAAGAAGCTCCTAGTTCTCCAAATGCTCCGACAGTAGCCATGGACGCCAAGCTGATGGTGGCCGCAGACCGTGGCGATGTCAAGAAGTTGAAGGGTCTGCTGAACAAGGAGGATGCCATGGCGATGGTTGtggtgacggcggcgacgagcaagAAGCCTTCCAAGGAGGACCAGTTCCCTGCTGGCCGCATCAATCCCCTCCTGCTGGCATCTGCGTGCGTTGGCTCCTGGAAAGCACTGAACTTCCTTCTCGAGAGGGAAGACGCAAAGAAGGCACCAATGGTGGCTCCTACTCAAGAATTCCTTGAGTTGCTAGCAGGAGGCAGCGGCACCAAGGGAAGAATTGCGGTGTCAGCTGCTGGTGATGTAGAAGAGGGCGTTGACCACGAGCCTGCTCCGCCTGCAGCAGGAGCACTTCTCAAGGGCGTCACTCCAGATGGGGACACAGCACTACATGCAGTTGCCAGCAATGGAGACAACGGCGATGATTTCTTGAAGTGTGCTGGCATCATCTGTGATCGGGACAGGGACCTCCTGTTTGCGAAGAATCACATGGGCGACACACCCTTGCATTGTGCTGTCCGTTCTGGGAGCTCCAAAATGGTTTCTCGTCTCATTGCTCTAGCTGAACATGAGGGTGCCGAAGGGAAGCTCAAGCTCTTGAGAATGGAGAACGAGCGTCACGAGACGGCACTGCATGAGGCTGTCCGGATTGAAGATGGTAGAATTCTGGATGATCAGGAGACACTTTATGCTGTCCTAACTGATGAAGACATTAGAAGCCCGGGTCATAAGGGTGATGCTGACGGCGGCGGTGCACCAGAAGAGAAGAATATGGTCAGGCTGCTTATGGGTTCTGATCCCGAATTGGCTAATTATCCTGCCAAAGGCATTTCGCCTTTGTGCCTAGCCATCTTGCTGGAGAAGGATACCATTGCAGTCACCCTTTATAAAAAGAGTGGCGGCAATCTCTCCTACTCTGGACCAGATGGACAAAATGCACTGCATGTTGCGGTTCTCGGAGCTACTAGTACAAACACAGGTACCAACTAG